The bacterium genome has a segment encoding these proteins:
- a CDS encoding MBL fold metallo-hydrolase — MRSARFAHRVVAQRGLSSLLKWQLGRYEKDPHRDRPRWPEIPVRFDTATVLESIGEAPAAVWFGHASVLLRLGGMKILVDPIEGDALFVPRRAPKAPIFDLVPRPDAILITHNHYDHMCGKTLTRFDRMTPIVVPHGLAPWFSRRGFVNVRELDWWDEVRAGDARITLTPARHWSKRTIFDTNDTLWGGFVIEAGGKRAYHAGDTGWQDEFHEIGKRLGPMDVALVPIGAYAPRWFMEPAHMQPAEALDAADAVGARLIVPIHFGTFTLSDEPLTEPPAWTEQIAKERGERRLRILPIGGVVSF, encoded by the coding sequence ATGAGAAGCGCGCGGTTTGCCCATCGTGTCGTCGCGCAGCGCGGGCTGTCGAGCCTTTTGAAGTGGCAGCTTGGACGTTACGAAAAAGATCCGCATCGCGATCGCCCGCGTTGGCCCGAGATCCCGGTGCGTTTTGATACCGCCACGGTGCTGGAGTCGATCGGCGAAGCGCCGGCGGCCGTCTGGTTCGGCCATGCATCGGTGCTCTTGCGTCTCGGGGGAATGAAGATTCTCGTCGACCCGATCGAGGGCGACGCGCTGTTCGTGCCGCGGCGCGCCCCGAAGGCGCCGATCTTCGATCTCGTCCCCCGGCCGGATGCCATCCTCATCACGCACAATCACTACGACCACATGTGCGGTAAGACGCTGACACGCTTCGACCGTATGACGCCGATCGTCGTGCCGCACGGCCTCGCGCCGTGGTTTTCGCGGCGCGGGTTCGTCAACGTGCGCGAGCTCGACTGGTGGGACGAAGTGCGCGCCGGGGATGCGCGAATCACGCTGACGCCCGCCCGTCATTGGTCCAAGCGCACGATCTTCGATACGAACGACACGTTGTGGGGCGGATTCGTCATCGAGGCCGGCGGCAAGCGCGCGTACCACGCGGGCGATACGGGGTGGCAGGACGAATTTCACGAGATCGGCAAACGCCTCGGGCCGATGGACGTCGCGCTTGTGCCGATCGGCGCTTACGCGCCGCGCTGGTTCATGGAGCCGGCGCATATGCAGCCGGCCGAAGCGCTCGACGCGGCCGACGCCGTCGGCGCGCGGCTCATCGTACCGATCCACTTCGGCACGTTCACGCTCTCGGACGAGCCGCTGACCGAACCGCCCGCGTGGACGGAGCAGATCGCGAAAGAGCGCGGCGAGCGCCGCCTGCGCATCCTGCCGATCGGCGGCGTCGTGTCGTTCTAA